One region of Mangifera indica cultivar Alphonso chromosome 3, CATAS_Mindica_2.1, whole genome shotgun sequence genomic DNA includes:
- the LOC123211481 gene encoding uncharacterized protein LOC123211481 yields the protein MVRMDKLLEFGRRAMFYVRVLSGYEERRIRSYRLQLDKRLQQAQERKTALRKLPEQAILGEVRRMVEEMQNLNKKLEETEAAIEEYFKPIDKEAEYIMKIQLEGEEKTMREMMAAMQRQALLEKAEAEKLANKKEHTEEPASTTAEKHAEMR from the exons ATGGTTAGAATGGATAAGTTATTAGAGTTTGGTAGAAGAGCCATGTTTTATGTGAGAGTTCTTTCTGGATATGAAGAACGAAGAATTCGATCTTACAGGTTGCAGCTTGATAAGCGTCTCCAACAG GCACAAGAAAGGAAGACAGCCTTAAGAAAACTCCCTGAGCAAGCCATATTAGGGGAGGTTCGCCGTATGGTTGAGGAGATGCAGAATTTAAATAAGAAGCTAGAAGAAACA GAGGCTGCCATTGAAGAATACTTCAAACCAATTGACAAGGAAGCTGAgtatataatgaaaatacagCTGGAAGGAGAGGAGAAGACAATGAGGGAGATGATGGCAGCTATGCAGAGACAGGCTTTGCTTGAGAAGGCTGAAGCAGAAAAACTTGCAAACAAAAAGGAACATACCGAGGAACCGGCATCCACCACTGCTGAAAAACATGCTGAGatgagataa